Proteins encoded within one genomic window of Raineyella fluvialis:
- a CDS encoding alkaline phosphatase family protein, whose translation MSGLAAIDHVVVLMLENRSFDHMLGFLYADAGNISPTGQPFEGLTGQESCPDASGNPVTVVRMTPSTPSVYFMPGADPGEGYVNTNEQLFGSSTAPAAGTRPAMQGFVTNYATAIADNLQRHWYVVPGTKPEWIMNCHSPQTLPVLSALARGFAVCDHWFCSVPTQTMPNRAFVSAGTSQGHLDNHTKVFTVPSIFGRLEQAGQRWRICGYDATSLTQRDFPDTAGATPDHFGQFADFQHDCAGGTLPAYTFLEPNWSSSGNSEHPNYDMARGEQLLLDTYHAVRTSPQWPTTGLVITFDEHGGCYDHVAPPWGATPPDASIGEFGFDFTRFGVRVPTVLISPLIPAGTVFRSPTDVPLDHTSVLATLERRWGLPALTARDAAAPDFGAVFSLETARTDDPLAGVTAPPRRHSPPTWPPRCRTCSTRSPSWWRTIRAWNSRRRSPVQPRRSSTSSRPGRPRSAGQRQWPPHRSRGRNPSRPVSAVPGGILEPGPRPVRIPPLSSVTVTLPLEQRKARQCSGLPVTGRPPPSGSRSRFPRTP comes from the coding sequence GTGTCCGGACTCGCCGCCATTGACCACGTCGTCGTCCTCATGCTCGAGAACCGCTCGTTCGACCACATGCTCGGCTTCCTCTACGCGGACGCGGGCAACATCTCGCCGACCGGCCAACCGTTCGAAGGCCTGACCGGCCAGGAATCGTGTCCCGACGCATCGGGCAACCCCGTGACCGTGGTACGGATGACGCCGTCGACCCCGAGCGTCTACTTCATGCCCGGCGCCGACCCCGGCGAGGGCTACGTGAACACGAACGAGCAACTGTTCGGGTCGAGCACCGCCCCGGCGGCCGGCACCCGCCCGGCCATGCAGGGCTTCGTGACCAACTACGCGACCGCGATCGCCGACAACCTGCAGCGTCACTGGTACGTGGTCCCGGGGACGAAACCCGAGTGGATCATGAACTGCCACTCGCCGCAGACCCTGCCCGTGCTCTCGGCGCTCGCGCGGGGCTTCGCGGTCTGCGATCACTGGTTCTGCTCGGTCCCCACCCAGACGATGCCCAACCGCGCGTTCGTGAGCGCCGGCACGAGCCAGGGTCATCTGGACAACCACACCAAGGTGTTCACCGTGCCGTCAATCTTCGGACGATTGGAGCAGGCCGGTCAGAGGTGGAGGATCTGCGGCTATGACGCCACGTCGTTGACCCAGCGGGACTTCCCCGACACCGCGGGGGCCACGCCGGACCACTTCGGGCAGTTCGCCGACTTCCAGCACGACTGTGCCGGCGGGACGCTCCCCGCGTACACCTTCCTCGAGCCGAACTGGTCCTCGAGCGGGAACAGCGAGCACCCCAACTACGACATGGCGCGCGGCGAACAACTGCTGCTGGACACCTACCACGCCGTACGTACGTCACCGCAGTGGCCGACGACGGGGCTGGTGATCACGTTCGACGAACACGGCGGCTGCTACGACCACGTGGCGCCGCCCTGGGGTGCCACACCGCCCGACGCCAGCATCGGGGAGTTCGGCTTCGACTTCACCCGCTTCGGCGTACGTGTCCCGACGGTGCTGATCAGCCCCTTGATCCCCGCCGGGACGGTCTTCCGCTCACCCACGGACGTCCCCCTCGACCACACGAGCGTGCTCGCCACGCTCGAACGTCGGTGGGGGCTTCCGGCGCTGACTGCCCGCGACGCAGCCGCGCCGGATTTCGGCGCGGTGTTCTCCCTGGAGACGGCGCGGACCGACGATCCGTTGGCGGGCGTCACCGCCCCGCCCCGTCGACACTCCCCGCCCACCTGGCCGCCCAGGTGTCGCACATGCAGCACGCGCTCGCCGAGTTGGTGGCGCACGATTCGGGCGTGGAACTCGCGCCGGCGTTCGCCAGTGCAGCCGAGGCGCAGCAGTACATCGAGCAGGCCGGGCAGGCCTCGATCAGCCGGGCAGAGGCAGTGGCCGCCGCATCGATCGCGGGGCCGCAACCCGAGTAGGCCGGTCAGCGCGGTACCCGGTGGGATTCTCGAGCCTGGACCCCGCCCGGTTAGAATCCCACCGCTGTCATCGGTGACCGTGACCTTGCCCCTTGAACAGAGAAAGGCACGACAGTGCTCAGGCTTGCCCGTGACCGGAAGACCTCCGCCCTCAGGCTCACGTTCGCGATTCCCGCGGACGCCGTAA
- a CDS encoding isoamylase early set domain-containing protein, whose translation MLRLARDRKTSALRLTFAIPADAVTGKVSVVGDFNNWTPCTHVLRRRSNGTLSAAVTVHPGSTLRFRYLGENGHWFDDPDADYVDEHGSVVTVRA comes from the coding sequence GTGCTCAGGCTTGCCCGTGACCGGAAGACCTCCGCCCTCAGGCTCACGTTCGCGATTCCCGCGGACGCCGTAACCGGAAAGGTCAGCGTCGTCGGCGACTTCAACAACTGGACGCCCTGCACGCACGTGCTTCGGCGCCGCAGCAACGGCACCCTCAGTGCCGCGGTCACGGTTCACCCCGGCTCGACGCTGCGTTTCCGCTACCTCGGCGAGAACGGCCACTGGTTCGACGATCCGGACGCCGACTATGTCGACGAGCACGGCAGCGTGGTGACGGTCCGGGCCTGA
- a CDS encoding YceI family protein, whose amino-acid sequence MTLTPGTRTLTQDDGELLLLTRVEGPMARMGHELALRIDRWSASLTIGQEPTETALQVTADLRSLAIKGSRIPGKLVPVKDALEIFTSSQKSLQVQKYPEVTFASTKAEGTWDALALEGNLTLHGRTQPQILRITAAESQYRLITQITQSAFGIKPFSFMMGALKVGDTVDLEVTVRL is encoded by the coding sequence ATGACGCTCACACCAGGAACGCGCACGCTCACCCAGGACGACGGAGAACTCCTGCTCCTCACGAGGGTGGAGGGGCCGATGGCTCGCATGGGCCACGAACTCGCCCTCCGGATCGATCGCTGGAGCGCATCCCTCACGATCGGTCAGGAACCGACCGAGACCGCGCTCCAGGTCACTGCCGACTTGCGGTCGCTGGCCATCAAGGGCAGTCGGATCCCCGGCAAGTTGGTGCCCGTGAAGGACGCGCTGGAGATCTTCACCAGCTCGCAGAAGTCCCTCCAGGTGCAGAAGTATCCCGAGGTCACTTTCGCCTCGACGAAGGCTGAGGGGACGTGGGACGCACTGGCGCTGGAGGGGAACCTTACCCTGCACGGCCGGACGCAGCCACAGATCCTCCGCATCACGGCTGCGGAATCGCAGTATCGGCTGATCACCCAGATCACCCAGTCGGCATTCGGCATCAAGCCGTTCAGCTTCATGATGGGCGCACTCAAAGTCGGGGACACGGTCGACCTGGAGGTCACCGTACGACTCTGA
- a CDS encoding plasmid pRiA4b ORF-3 family protein: protein MTYVVRVDLDDVEPPIWRELRLASDLTLARLHEILQVTMGWTDSHLHHVTMGAAAPGTVQPFVTPYDEEEGAEGIPEADVRLDQVLASVGDALSYEYDFGDNWQHTVRLESVEPRAAEDPQAVCVAGARACPPEDVGGIGGYGEMLEALAGADPGNEWLADLLAWLPDGYDPAEFSVDRVNAALAKGVVPDLNQWHPALADLLYRAGGSGLSPVGELIKEATRGPVELTAEQVTAAVHPYAHLLRTVGDGLKLTAAGYLPPRIVAALVIELGLDRLWMRKGNREDSTFPVLALRESATSLGLLRKSRGTLLVTKVGQQLVDDPRELLRHIASRLPLGRPAERDAGLLALLITAAGLDEYRAGDQLAPLLEYLGWSVAQGDMRYAAIAAAGPTMHVLDSLTGWMGGDRALKADVAKGVLSVAVVPGSRSTR, encoded by the coding sequence GTGACCTACGTCGTGCGTGTCGATCTCGATGATGTCGAGCCGCCCATCTGGCGGGAGCTTCGGCTGGCCAGCGACCTGACGCTCGCCCGGCTCCACGAGATCCTGCAGGTCACGATGGGGTGGACCGACTCGCATTTGCACCACGTCACCATGGGAGCCGCCGCGCCGGGCACGGTCCAGCCCTTCGTCACTCCCTACGACGAGGAGGAAGGGGCGGAGGGGATCCCGGAGGCGGACGTTCGACTCGACCAGGTGTTGGCGTCCGTGGGGGATGCGCTGTCGTACGAGTACGACTTCGGCGACAACTGGCAGCACACGGTGCGCCTCGAGTCGGTCGAGCCGCGCGCGGCCGAGGACCCGCAGGCGGTGTGCGTGGCGGGTGCGCGGGCTTGTCCACCCGAGGATGTCGGCGGGATCGGCGGCTACGGCGAGATGCTGGAGGCCCTGGCCGGTGCCGATCCTGGGAATGAATGGCTGGCGGACCTGCTGGCCTGGCTCCCGGACGGATACGACCCGGCGGAGTTCTCTGTCGACCGGGTGAACGCGGCGCTGGCGAAGGGCGTGGTACCCGACCTCAACCAGTGGCATCCCGCTCTCGCTGACCTGCTGTATCGAGCGGGCGGTTCGGGACTGTCACCGGTGGGTGAGCTGATCAAGGAGGCCACCCGTGGCCCGGTCGAGCTGACCGCGGAGCAGGTCACGGCGGCCGTCCACCCGTACGCGCATCTGCTCCGCACCGTGGGAGACGGGCTGAAGCTGACCGCGGCGGGCTACCTGCCACCGAGGATCGTGGCGGCGCTCGTCATCGAATTGGGCCTCGACAGGCTCTGGATGCGTAAAGGTAATCGCGAGGACTCCACCTTCCCGGTCCTCGCGCTGCGGGAGTCGGCCACGTCCCTCGGGCTCCTGCGCAAGAGTCGAGGGACTCTGCTGGTCACCAAGGTCGGGCAGCAACTGGTGGATGACCCGCGGGAGCTCCTGCGACACATCGCTTCCCGCCTCCCGCTGGGGCGGCCGGCGGAGCGCGACGCAGGACTTCTGGCGTTGTTGATCACCGCCGCCGGGCTCGACGAGTATCGAGCGGGAGACCAGCTCGCGCCTCTGCTGGAATACCTCGGCTGGAGTGTGGCTCAGGGCGACATGCGCTACGCAGCGATCGCCGCTGCCGGTCCAACCATGCACGTGCTTGATTCGCTCACGGGATGGATGGGGGGCGACCGCGCGCTGAAGGCCGACGTCGCCAAGGGAGTTCTCAGCGTCGCAGTGGTGCCGGGGTCTCGCTCCACGCGATGA
- a CDS encoding flavin-containing monooxygenase — protein MASESLDVVVVGAGHAGLAVSHELAAAGVDHVVLERTDSVASSWAGRWDSFTLVLPNHLVRLPGRAYDGPDPHGFLARDDVVTFLQDYATSFSAPVRTGVEVASLRPRPDGRFELRTTDGDELVSRAVVVATGAFQRLRRPAWVSAIPEGIQVVEAGEYRNPRTLSEGTVLVVGSGQSGCQIAEDLLIAGRRVVLACGKAPWAPDAPTGGTSPTGCSIRASWTPAPTNCPIRGCGWPVAAR, from the coding sequence ATGGCCAGCGAGAGTCTCGATGTCGTTGTCGTCGGTGCTGGTCACGCCGGTCTTGCGGTGAGCCACGAACTGGCGGCCGCCGGGGTCGACCACGTCGTCCTGGAGCGTACGGACAGCGTCGCCAGTTCCTGGGCGGGGCGCTGGGACTCCTTCACCCTGGTCTTACCGAACCACCTCGTCCGGTTACCAGGACGCGCGTACGACGGCCCCGACCCGCACGGCTTCCTCGCCCGCGACGATGTCGTGACCTTTCTCCAGGACTACGCGACCTCGTTCTCCGCCCCGGTGCGGACCGGCGTGGAGGTGGCCTCACTCCGTCCGCGACCTGACGGCCGGTTCGAGCTGAGGACCACGGACGGGGACGAACTCGTCAGCCGTGCCGTGGTCGTGGCAACCGGCGCCTTCCAACGGTTGCGCCGTCCGGCGTGGGTCAGCGCGATCCCGGAAGGCATCCAGGTGGTCGAGGCGGGCGAGTACCGCAACCCGCGGACCCTGTCCGAGGGAACCGTGCTGGTGGTGGGGTCGGGGCAGAGCGGATGCCAGATCGCCGAGGACCTCCTGATCGCCGGACGTCGCGTGGTGCTCGCCTGCGGGAAGGCTCCCTGGGCCCCCGACGCGCCGACGGGCGGGACTTCGCCGACTGGATGCTCGATTCGGGCGTCATGGACACCCGCCCCGACCAATTGCCCGATCCGCGGATGCGGCTGGCCGGTGGCGGCCAGATGA
- a CDS encoding hydantoinase B/oxoprolinase family protein — MSAGWEFWIDRGGTFTDIVARRPDGRLVTAKLLSENPSRYRDAAVAGIRALLETPDDAPVPAAQVEAVRIEAVRIEAVRMGTTVATNALLERRGERTLLVITRGFGDALRIGYQNRPRIFDRHIVLPEQLYERVVEVDERVTAQGTVLQAPDLDRLGDQLRQAHADGIRAVAVVCLHSYLHPAHERAIGALAEQVGFDQISLSSEVSPLMKLVPRGDTAVVDAYLSPVLRRYVDQVADQLRGVRLMFMQSNGGLAEAGHFRGKDAILSGPAGGIVGMVRMSALAGYDHVIGFDMGGTSTDVSHYAGEYERVFTTQVAGVRLRAPMLDIHTVAAGGGSILHFDGSRYRVGPDSAGAAPGPACYRGGGPLTVTDANVMVGRIQPAHFPAVFGPTGDRPLDAEIVRRRFTELAAAIRTATGDDRTPEEVAEGFLRIAVANMANAVKKISVQKGHDVTRYVLTTFGGAGGQHACAVADALGIRTVLVPPMAGVLSALGIGLADTTVMREQSVEVGLEPAALGRLAAVADSLEQAARAELLAEGVPEDRIRVVRRVHLRYDGTDTAIPVDLSGLDAMTAAFEVAHRATYSFLMERPLIAGAVSVEATGLTEQPDLSHLGDPDADADADSAETADATPATVRVHLGGAWRDAPLRHRERMVAGETVAGPAIIAEANATTVVDAGWRATLTRSGHLIVERVVAPAQPEAGTEADPVLLEIFNNLFMSIAEQMGFRLEATAQSVNIRERLDFSCALFDPDGDLVANAPHIPVHLGSMGTTVKEVIRRRGTAMRPGDVYAVNDPYHGGTHLPDITVVTPVFDDAGEHLLFFVASRGHHAEIGGMTPGSMPADSHEIHQEGVLFDNWLLAEDGHFREEATRRLLLEASFPSRNPEANLADLRAQIAANQKGVDEVRTMIDHFGLDVVQAYMRHVQDNAEEAVRRVIDRLEDGDHRYLMDSGATIAVRVSVDRADRSATIDFTGTSPQLDTNGNAPSSVVTAAVLYVFRTLIADEIPLNDGCLRPLHIVIPAGSMLAPTYPAAVVAGNVETSQAITGALYAALGVQAEGSGTMNNVTFGNARHQYYETLGSGSGAGEGFDGASVVQTHMTNSRLTDPEVLEWRFPVLLREFAIRRGSGGAGRWRGGDGGVRRLEFTEPMVVSTLSGHRRVAPYGMAGGSPGALGHNSVERADGTVVELAGCDSTEVGPGDSLVIETPGGGGYGALSIPRGGV, encoded by the coding sequence ATGAGTGCGGGGTGGGAGTTCTGGATCGACCGGGGCGGGACGTTCACCGACATCGTCGCGCGTCGGCCCGATGGGCGTCTGGTGACGGCCAAGCTGCTGTCGGAGAACCCGAGCCGGTACCGCGACGCCGCCGTCGCCGGGATCCGTGCCCTGCTCGAGACGCCCGACGACGCGCCGGTGCCGGCCGCCCAGGTGGAGGCGGTCCGGATAGAGGCGGTGCGCATAGAGGCGGTGCGGATGGGGACGACCGTGGCGACGAATGCCCTGCTGGAGCGCAGGGGGGAGCGCACCCTGCTGGTGATCACCCGCGGTTTCGGCGACGCGCTGCGCATCGGCTACCAGAACCGTCCCCGCATCTTCGACCGTCACATCGTCCTGCCCGAGCAGCTGTACGAGCGCGTGGTCGAGGTCGACGAACGCGTCACCGCGCAGGGGACGGTGCTACAGGCGCCGGACCTCGACCGGTTGGGCGACCAACTGCGTCAGGCCCACGCCGACGGGATCCGTGCGGTCGCGGTGGTGTGCCTGCACAGCTATCTCCACCCGGCCCATGAGCGGGCGATCGGTGCGCTCGCCGAGCAGGTCGGTTTCGACCAGATCTCGCTGTCCTCGGAGGTCAGCCCGCTGATGAAGCTCGTCCCGCGCGGCGACACCGCGGTCGTCGACGCGTACCTGTCCCCGGTGCTGCGCCGGTACGTGGACCAGGTCGCCGACCAGCTGCGAGGCGTACGGCTGATGTTCATGCAGTCCAACGGTGGGCTGGCGGAGGCGGGGCATTTCCGTGGCAAGGACGCGATCCTGTCCGGGCCGGCCGGGGGGATCGTCGGCATGGTGCGGATGTCGGCCCTGGCCGGATACGACCACGTCATCGGGTTCGACATGGGCGGCACCTCGACGGACGTGTCGCACTACGCCGGGGAGTACGAGCGGGTGTTCACCACGCAGGTGGCCGGGGTGCGGCTGCGCGCCCCGATGCTGGACATCCATACGGTGGCAGCTGGCGGTGGCTCGATCCTGCACTTCGACGGCAGCCGCTACCGGGTCGGCCCGGACTCGGCGGGAGCCGCTCCGGGCCCGGCCTGTTACCGCGGCGGTGGTCCGCTCACGGTGACCGACGCGAACGTGATGGTCGGTCGCATCCAGCCAGCGCACTTCCCGGCGGTGTTCGGTCCTACCGGCGACCGGCCGCTGGATGCCGAGATCGTCCGACGTCGCTTCACCGAGCTGGCCGCGGCCATCCGCACGGCGACCGGCGACGACCGTACTCCCGAGGAGGTCGCCGAGGGATTCCTGCGGATCGCCGTGGCAAACATGGCCAACGCGGTCAAGAAGATCTCGGTCCAGAAGGGACACGACGTCACCCGCTACGTGCTGACCACCTTCGGTGGCGCGGGCGGGCAGCATGCCTGCGCGGTCGCCGATGCGCTCGGCATCCGCACCGTGCTCGTCCCGCCGATGGCCGGCGTGCTCTCCGCGCTCGGCATCGGCCTGGCCGACACCACCGTGATGCGGGAACAGTCCGTGGAGGTCGGCCTCGAGCCCGCCGCTCTGGGACGGTTGGCGGCCGTCGCGGACTCGCTGGAGCAGGCCGCGCGTGCCGAACTCCTGGCCGAGGGAGTCCCGGAGGATCGGATCCGGGTGGTTCGCCGGGTCCACCTGCGCTATGACGGGACCGACACCGCGATCCCGGTCGACCTCTCCGGGCTCGACGCCATGACCGCGGCGTTCGAAGTGGCCCACCGCGCGACGTACTCGTTCCTGATGGAGCGTCCGCTGATCGCGGGAGCCGTCTCGGTGGAGGCGACCGGCCTCACCGAGCAACCCGACCTCTCCCACCTCGGCGACCCCGACGCCGATGCGGATGCCGACAGCGCCGAGACCGCCGACGCCACGCCGGCGACCGTTCGGGTCCACCTGGGTGGGGCGTGGCGCGACGCGCCGCTGCGTCACCGGGAGCGGATGGTGGCGGGGGAGACGGTGGCCGGGCCGGCGATCATCGCCGAAGCCAACGCCACCACCGTCGTCGACGCCGGCTGGCGGGCGACGCTCACCCGGTCGGGACACCTGATCGTCGAACGCGTGGTGGCGCCCGCGCAGCCCGAGGCGGGGACCGAGGCCGATCCCGTCCTGCTGGAGATCTTCAACAACCTCTTCATGTCGATCGCCGAACAGATGGGCTTCCGGCTGGAGGCGACCGCGCAGTCGGTGAACATCCGCGAGCGGCTCGACTTCTCCTGCGCGCTGTTCGATCCGGACGGCGACCTGGTGGCGAACGCCCCGCACATCCCGGTCCATCTCGGCTCGATGGGCACCACCGTGAAGGAGGTCATCCGCCGTCGCGGCACGGCGATGCGGCCCGGTGACGTGTACGCGGTCAACGACCCCTACCACGGTGGCACCCACCTGCCCGACATCACCGTGGTGACCCCGGTCTTCGACGATGCGGGCGAGCACCTGCTGTTCTTCGTCGCCTCGCGCGGGCACCACGCCGAGATCGGCGGGATGACCCCCGGATCGATGCCCGCTGACAGTCACGAGATCCACCAGGAAGGGGTGCTGTTCGACAACTGGCTGCTGGCCGAGGACGGACACTTCCGCGAGGAGGCCACGCGCCGCCTGCTCCTCGAAGCTTCCTTCCCGTCACGCAATCCCGAGGCCAACCTCGCGGATCTACGTGCCCAGATCGCCGCCAACCAGAAGGGCGTCGACGAGGTCCGTACGATGATCGACCACTTCGGCCTGGACGTCGTGCAGGCTTATATGCGCCACGTCCAGGACAACGCGGAGGAAGCCGTACGCCGCGTCATCGACAGGCTCGAGGACGGCGACCACCGCTACCTGATGGATTCCGGCGCGACGATCGCCGTACGTGTCAGCGTCGACCGCGCCGACCGCAGCGCCACGATCGACTTCACCGGGACCTCGCCCCAGCTGGACACCAACGGCAACGCGCCGTCGTCGGTGGTGACCGCCGCCGTGCTGTACGTGTTCCGGACGCTGATCGCCGACGAGATCCCCCTGAACGACGGCTGTCTGCGCCCGCTGCACATCGTCATCCCGGCCGGGTCGATGCTCGCGCCGACGTACCCGGCCGCGGTCGTTGCCGGCAATGTCGAGACGTCCCAGGCCATCACCGGTGCGCTGTACGCCGCGCTCGGTGTCCAGGCGGAGGGGTCCGGCACGATGAACAACGTCACCTTCGGCAACGCGCGGCACCAGTACTACGAGACGCTCGGGTCGGGGTCCGGCGCCGGGGAGGGATTCGACGGGGCGTCCGTCGTACAGACCCACATGACCAACTCGCGTCTCACCGATCCCGAAGTCCTCGAATGGCGCTTTCCCGTGCTGCTGCGGGAGTTCGCGATCCGGCGCGGCAGTGGTGGTGCTGGACGATGGCGGGGCGGTGACGGCGGCGTGCGTCGACTCGAGTTCACCGAGCCCATGGTCGTGAGTACGTTGTCCGGTCATCGCCGGGTGGCCCCGTACGGCATGGCGGGTGGGTCACCCGGGGCGCTGGGACACAACTCCGTGGAGCGAGCCGATGGCACGGTCGTCGAGCTCGCCGGGTGCGACTCGACCGAGGTCGGACCGGGCGACAGCCTGGTGATCGAGACTCCGGGCGGTGGTGGATACGGAGCGCTCTCGATCCCCCGCGGGGGAGTGTGA
- a CDS encoding NADPH-dependent FMN reductase, protein MTRIGIIVGSTRPHRHARDVAEWALELASQRGDATYELIDLLDHPLPLLDEPLPPSRGRYEHEHTRQWAATVAGFDAFVIVTPEYNHSVPAVLKNALDYLYGEWNHKAVGFISYGTHGGVRAVEHLRGIAGELMMADVRAQVVLPFASDFDEHRRFTPREHNIKVLHAMLDQVVAWGEALAPVRHAQR, encoded by the coding sequence ATGACACGGATCGGAATCATCGTCGGATCGACGCGGCCCCACCGCCACGCCAGGGACGTCGCCGAGTGGGCGCTGGAACTGGCGTCCCAGCGCGGTGATGCCACGTACGAACTGATCGACCTGCTCGACCATCCGCTTCCCTTGCTGGACGAACCGCTGCCACCATCGCGGGGCCGCTACGAGCACGAGCACACCCGACAGTGGGCCGCGACCGTCGCCGGCTTCGACGCGTTCGTGATCGTCACGCCCGAGTACAACCACAGCGTCCCCGCCGTCCTGAAGAACGCGCTGGACTACCTGTACGGCGAGTGGAATCACAAGGCGGTCGGCTTCATCTCGTACGGCACCCACGGAGGCGTACGCGCCGTCGAGCACCTCCGGGGCATCGCCGGCGAGTTGATGATGGCCGATGTCCGCGCCCAGGTGGTGCTGCCGTTCGCGAGCGATTTCGATGAGCATCGCCGCTTCACGCCCCGGGAGCACAACATCAAGGTCCTCCACGCCATGCTCGACCAGGTCGTCGCGTGGGGAGAGGCCCTCGCACCCGTACGACACGCCCAGCGCTGA
- a CDS encoding AAA family ATPase produces MPTLLFVVGPAGSGKSTCAKSIARRLRAAYVDKDTVATGFTEALLVQAGTDPHERDNNAYYQDHVMDLEYETILRIATDNLLLGMSVVLDAPFGRYLGDDHYVIGAAERLGWPEDVRLVVAHVRVDGEVIRQRLVGRGLERDAWKVGHWGEFWSTAGDVVCTWRGAEHLSVDNNGDEPDLDRFEAELHR; encoded by the coding sequence ATGCCCACACTGCTGTTCGTGGTCGGGCCTGCCGGCAGCGGCAAGTCCACCTGCGCGAAGTCCATCGCCCGACGGCTCCGCGCCGCCTACGTCGACAAGGACACTGTTGCCACCGGATTCACCGAGGCGCTGCTGGTCCAAGCGGGAACCGACCCTCACGAACGGGACAACAACGCCTACTACCAGGACCACGTGATGGACCTGGAGTACGAGACGATCCTGCGGATCGCCACCGACAACCTCCTGCTCGGCATGTCGGTGGTGCTCGACGCCCCCTTCGGCCGTTACCTCGGCGACGACCACTACGTGATCGGCGCCGCTGAGCGGCTCGGGTGGCCAGAGGACGTACGGCTCGTGGTGGCCCACGTCCGGGTCGACGGCGAGGTGATCCGCCAGCGCCTCGTCGGCCGAGGGCTCGAACGTGATGCCTGGAAGGTGGGGCACTGGGGCGAGTTCTGGTCCACCGCAGGTGACGTGGTGTGCACCTGGCGTGGTGCTGAGCACCTCAGCGTCGACAACAACGGCGACGAACCCGACCTGGACCGATTCGAGGCGGAGCTGCATCGGTGA
- a CDS encoding MFS transporter yields MNQSTHVDRGATPLSGPDAPSHGPMNKVRWAIVALLVVGGVVNYLDRSTLSIANTTIAKEFHLGPVQMGLLLSAFSWPYAIANLPSGWLVDKFGPKKMFAWAAGLWSIVSMLMAIAGSFGAMYALRVLLGVAESPFFTSGLKVNQRWFNQEERAVPVSVVNTGSQIANAVAPPLLVAIMLATSWRGMFIIIGALGLVVAAVWLRFYRDPALQEYRAIHGREQAAAEPTTQADRVGWGELFKHSNTWFMILGAFGIFYTVWVYLTWLPSYLQKSLGFSLTTMGWVAMLPFMCGIAGVLVGGWLSNALLRRGVSTVLARKIPIVGGAALAAAAVLPAAYVTNVPGVIALLSIGYFFAQVPIGCLWTLAADVAPAEQVASLGAIQNFGGFIGAAVAPVVTGAILAATKQYSLVFVVGGVLLIVGALSYGLFVKDRSHRTA; encoded by the coding sequence ATGAATCAGTCAACACATGTCGACCGTGGAGCCACCCCGCTCAGCGGGCCTGATGCCCCGAGCCACGGACCGATGAACAAGGTGCGCTGGGCCATCGTCGCCCTGCTCGTCGTCGGCGGCGTCGTCAACTATCTCGACCGGTCGACCCTCAGCATCGCCAACACCACGATCGCCAAGGAGTTCCACCTCGGCCCCGTGCAGATGGGCCTGCTGCTGTCGGCCTTCTCCTGGCCGTACGCCATCGCCAACCTCCCGTCGGGCTGGCTGGTCGACAAGTTCGGGCCCAAGAAGATGTTCGCCTGGGCCGCCGGACTCTGGTCCATCGTCAGCATGTTGATGGCGATCGCCGGCTCGTTCGGTGCGATGTACGCGCTGCGGGTCCTTCTCGGGGTTGCCGAGTCCCCGTTCTTCACCTCTGGCCTCAAGGTCAACCAGCGCTGGTTCAACCAGGAGGAGCGCGCCGTCCCGGTGTCGGTGGTCAACACGGGCTCCCAGATCGCCAATGCCGTCGCCCCGCCTCTGCTGGTGGCCATCATGCTGGCCACCAGCTGGCGAGGGATGTTCATCATCATCGGTGCGCTCGGCCTCGTCGTTGCGGCGGTCTGGCTCCGCTTCTACCGCGATCCGGCCCTGCAGGAGTACCGCGCCATCCATGGCCGCGAGCAGGCGGCGGCCGAGCCCACCACGCAGGCAGATCGGGTCGGCTGGGGCGAACTGTTCAAGCACTCGAACACCTGGTTCATGATCCTGGGCGCCTTCGGCATCTTCTACACCGTCTGGGTCTACCTGACCTGGCTGCCCAGCTACCTGCAGAAGTCGCTCGGATTCAGCCTCACGACCATGGGCTGGGTCGCGATGCTGCCCTTCATGTGCGGCATCGCCGGTGTCCTGGTCGGTGGTTGGCTGTCGAACGCCCTGCTGCGGCGTGGTGTCAGCACCGTTCTCGCCCGCAAGATCCCGATCGTCGGCGGTGCCGCCCTTGCGGCCGCCGCTGTCCTGCCGGCCGCGTACGTGACCAATGTCCCCGGGGTGATCGCCCTGCTGTCGATCGGCTACTTCTTCGCCCAGGTCCCGATCGGGTGCCTGTGGACCCTGGCTGCCGACGTCGCTCCCGCGGAGCAGGTGGCCTCCCTGGGGGCCATCCAGAACTTCGGTGGCTTCATCGGCGCTGCCGTGGCTCCGGTGGTCACCGGCGCCATCCTCGCCGCGACCAAGCAGTACTCGCTGGTCTTCGTGGTCGGCGGTGTCCTGCTCATCGTGGGTGCCCTCTCCTACGGCCTGTTCGTGAAGGATCGGTCCCACCGGACCGCCTGA